A genomic region of Prionailurus bengalensis isolate Pbe53 chromosome D1, Fcat_Pben_1.1_paternal_pri, whole genome shotgun sequence contains the following coding sequences:
- the CBLIF gene encoding cobalamin binding intrinsic factor isoform X2 → MENSVTSSAFPNPSILIAMNLAGAYNVEAQKLLTYKLMASDIADLTIGQLALTVMALTSSCRDPGNKVSILHRQMENWAPSSPNAQSSTFYGPSLAVLALCQKNPETTLPIAVRFAKILLANSSPFNMDTGAMVILALTCMYNKIPVGSEEGYRSLFGQVLEDVVENISMRIKDNGIIGDIYSTGLAMQALSVTPKHPPKKWNCKKTMDTILKEIELGKFHNPMSIAQILPSLKGKTYLDVPHVSCIPGHEGQPTLPSQTNPAPTSASNITVIYTINNQLRGVELHFNETINVSVKAGSVLLVVLEEAQRRSSMFKFETTMTSWGLVVSSINNIAENVHHRTYWQFLSGKTPLNEGVADYIPFNHEHITANFTQY, encoded by the exons ATGGAGAACTCTGTGACCAGCTCAGCCTTCCCAAATCCCAGCATCCTGATCGCCATGAATCTAGCCGGAGCCTACAATGTGGAGGCCCAGAAGCTCCTGACTTACAAGCTCATGGCCAGTGACATAGCCG ACCTGACCATTGGCCAGCTTGCCCTTACTGTCATggccctcacctcctcctgccGAGACCCTGGGAATAAAGTTTCGATTCTACACAGACAAATGGAAAACTGGGCTCCTTCAA gCCCCAATGCTCAGTCTTCAACCTTCTACGGGCCCAGTCTGGCGGTCCTGGCACTGTGCCAGAAGAACCCTGAGACAACCTTACCCATAGCAGTCCGCTTTGCCAAGATCCTGCTGGCCAATTCCTCCCCCTTCAACATGG ACACGGGAGCAATGGTGATCTTGGCTCTGACTTGTATGTACAACAAGATCCCAGTAGGTTCAGAGGAAGGTTACAGAAGTCTGTTTGGTCAGGTACTAGAGGACGTCGTGGAGAATATTAGCATGAGGATCAAAGACAATGGCATCATTGGAGACATCTACAGTACTGGCCTTGCCATGCAG gcTCTCTCCGTGACACCTAAGCACCCTCCCAAGAAGTGGAACTGCAAGAAGACCATGGACACAATACTTAAGGAGATTGAGCTGGGGAAATTCCACAATCCCATGTCCATTGCCCAAATCCTTCCTTCCCTGAAAGGCAAGACATACCTAGATGTGCCCCATGTGTCTTGTATCCCTG GTCATGAAGGGCAACCAACCCTCCCCAGCCAAACCAACCCTGCTCCCACCTCAGCATCCAACATCACCGTCATATACACCATCAATAACCAGCTGAGGGGGGTGGAGCTGCACTTCAATGAGACCATCAATGTCAGTGTGAAAGCTGGATCGGTGCTACTTGTTGTCCTAGAGGAAGCCCAGCGCAGAAGCTCCATGTTCAA ATTTGAAACCACAATGACATCTTGGGGCCTTGTTGTCTCCTCCATCAATAATATTGCTGAAAATGTTCATCATAGGACCTACTGGCAATTCCTTAGTGGCAAAACACCTTTGAATGAag GCGTTGCTGACTACATACCCTTCAACCATGAGCACATCACAGCCAATTTCACACAGTACTAA
- the CBLIF gene encoding cobalamin binding intrinsic factor isoform X4, producing MAWYILYLLNLLWAVAGTSTQTQGSCYLTIGQLALTVMALTSSCRDPGNKVSILHRQMENWAPSSPNAQSSTFYGPSLAVLALCQKNPETTLPIAVRFAKILLANSSPFNMDTGAMVILALTCMYNKIPVGSEEGYRSLFGQVLEDVVENISMRIKDNGIIGDIYSTGLAMQALSVTPKHPPKKWNCKKTMDTILKEIELGKFHNPMSIAQILPSLKGKTYLDVPHVSCIPGHEGQPTLPSQTNPAPTSASNITVIYTINNQLRGVELHFNETINVSVKAGSVLLVVLEEAQRRSSMFKFETTMTSWGLVVSSINNIAENVHHRTYWQFLSGKTPLNEGVADYIPFNHEHITANFTQY from the exons ATGGCCTGGTACATCCTCTACCTCCTGAACCTTCTCTGGGCTGTGGCTGGGACCAGCACCCAAACCCAGGGCTCATGTT ACCTGACCATTGGCCAGCTTGCCCTTACTGTCATggccctcacctcctcctgccGAGACCCTGGGAATAAAGTTTCGATTCTACACAGACAAATGGAAAACTGGGCTCCTTCAA gCCCCAATGCTCAGTCTTCAACCTTCTACGGGCCCAGTCTGGCGGTCCTGGCACTGTGCCAGAAGAACCCTGAGACAACCTTACCCATAGCAGTCCGCTTTGCCAAGATCCTGCTGGCCAATTCCTCCCCCTTCAACATGG ACACGGGAGCAATGGTGATCTTGGCTCTGACTTGTATGTACAACAAGATCCCAGTAGGTTCAGAGGAAGGTTACAGAAGTCTGTTTGGTCAGGTACTAGAGGACGTCGTGGAGAATATTAGCATGAGGATCAAAGACAATGGCATCATTGGAGACATCTACAGTACTGGCCTTGCCATGCAG gcTCTCTCCGTGACACCTAAGCACCCTCCCAAGAAGTGGAACTGCAAGAAGACCATGGACACAATACTTAAGGAGATTGAGCTGGGGAAATTCCACAATCCCATGTCCATTGCCCAAATCCTTCCTTCCCTGAAAGGCAAGACATACCTAGATGTGCCCCATGTGTCTTGTATCCCTG GTCATGAAGGGCAACCAACCCTCCCCAGCCAAACCAACCCTGCTCCCACCTCAGCATCCAACATCACCGTCATATACACCATCAATAACCAGCTGAGGGGGGTGGAGCTGCACTTCAATGAGACCATCAATGTCAGTGTGAAAGCTGGATCGGTGCTACTTGTTGTCCTAGAGGAAGCCCAGCGCAGAAGCTCCATGTTCAA ATTTGAAACCACAATGACATCTTGGGGCCTTGTTGTCTCCTCCATCAATAATATTGCTGAAAATGTTCATCATAGGACCTACTGGCAATTCCTTAGTGGCAAAACACCTTTGAATGAag GCGTTGCTGACTACATACCCTTCAACCATGAGCACATCACAGCCAATTTCACACAGTACTAA
- the CBLIF gene encoding cobalamin binding intrinsic factor isoform X1, producing MAWYILYLLNLLWAVAGTSTQTQGSCSVPPAQQPLVNGIQVLMENSVTSSAFPNPSILIAMNLAGAYNVEAQKLLTYKLMASDIADLTIGQLALTVMALTSSCRDPGNKVSILHRQMENWAPSSPNAQSSTFYGPSLAVLALCQKNPETTLPIAVRFAKILLANSSPFNMDTGAMVILALTCMYNKIPVGSEEGYRSLFGQVLEDVVENISMRIKDNGIIGDIYSTGLAMQALSVTPKHPPKKWNCKKTMDTILKEIELGKFHNPMSIAQILPSLKGKTYLDVPHVSCIPGHEGQPTLPSQTNPAPTSASNITVIYTINNQLRGVELHFNETINVSVKAGSVLLVVLEEAQRRSSMFKFETTMTSWGLVVSSINNIAENVHHRTYWQFLSGKTPLNEGVADYIPFNHEHITANFTQY from the exons ATGGCCTGGTACATCCTCTACCTCCTGAACCTTCTCTGGGCTGTGGCTGGGACCAGCACCCAAACCCAGGGCTCATGTT CTGTCCCCCCAGCACAGCAGCCCTTGGTTAATGGCATACAAGTGCTCATGGAGAACTCTGTGACCAGCTCAGCCTTCCCAAATCCCAGCATCCTGATCGCCATGAATCTAGCCGGAGCCTACAATGTGGAGGCCCAGAAGCTCCTGACTTACAAGCTCATGGCCAGTGACATAGCCG ACCTGACCATTGGCCAGCTTGCCCTTACTGTCATggccctcacctcctcctgccGAGACCCTGGGAATAAAGTTTCGATTCTACACAGACAAATGGAAAACTGGGCTCCTTCAA gCCCCAATGCTCAGTCTTCAACCTTCTACGGGCCCAGTCTGGCGGTCCTGGCACTGTGCCAGAAGAACCCTGAGACAACCTTACCCATAGCAGTCCGCTTTGCCAAGATCCTGCTGGCCAATTCCTCCCCCTTCAACATGG ACACGGGAGCAATGGTGATCTTGGCTCTGACTTGTATGTACAACAAGATCCCAGTAGGTTCAGAGGAAGGTTACAGAAGTCTGTTTGGTCAGGTACTAGAGGACGTCGTGGAGAATATTAGCATGAGGATCAAAGACAATGGCATCATTGGAGACATCTACAGTACTGGCCTTGCCATGCAG gcTCTCTCCGTGACACCTAAGCACCCTCCCAAGAAGTGGAACTGCAAGAAGACCATGGACACAATACTTAAGGAGATTGAGCTGGGGAAATTCCACAATCCCATGTCCATTGCCCAAATCCTTCCTTCCCTGAAAGGCAAGACATACCTAGATGTGCCCCATGTGTCTTGTATCCCTG GTCATGAAGGGCAACCAACCCTCCCCAGCCAAACCAACCCTGCTCCCACCTCAGCATCCAACATCACCGTCATATACACCATCAATAACCAGCTGAGGGGGGTGGAGCTGCACTTCAATGAGACCATCAATGTCAGTGTGAAAGCTGGATCGGTGCTACTTGTTGTCCTAGAGGAAGCCCAGCGCAGAAGCTCCATGTTCAA ATTTGAAACCACAATGACATCTTGGGGCCTTGTTGTCTCCTCCATCAATAATATTGCTGAAAATGTTCATCATAGGACCTACTGGCAATTCCTTAGTGGCAAAACACCTTTGAATGAag GCGTTGCTGACTACATACCCTTCAACCATGAGCACATCACAGCCAATTTCACACAGTACTAA
- the CBLIF gene encoding cobalamin binding intrinsic factor isoform X3 codes for MAWYILYLLNLLWAVAGTSTQTQGSCSVPPAQQPLVNGIQVLMENSVTSSAFPNPSILIAMNLAGAYNVEAQKLLTYKLMASDIADLTIGQLALTVMALTSSCRDPGNKVSILHRQMENWAPSSPNAQSSTFYGPSLAVLALCQKNPETTLPIAVRFAKILLANSSPFNMDTGAMVILALTCMYNKIPVGSEEGYRSLFGQVLEDVVENISMRIKDNGIIGDIYSTGLAMQALSVTPKHPPKKWNCKKTMDTILKEIELGKFHNPMSIAQILPSLKGKTYLDVPHVSCIPGHEGQPTLPSQTNPAPTSASNITVIYTINNQLRGVELHFNETINVSVKAGSVLLVVLEEAQRRSSMFKSSSHHPSRGLQTTN; via the exons ATGGCCTGGTACATCCTCTACCTCCTGAACCTTCTCTGGGCTGTGGCTGGGACCAGCACCCAAACCCAGGGCTCATGTT CTGTCCCCCCAGCACAGCAGCCCTTGGTTAATGGCATACAAGTGCTCATGGAGAACTCTGTGACCAGCTCAGCCTTCCCAAATCCCAGCATCCTGATCGCCATGAATCTAGCCGGAGCCTACAATGTGGAGGCCCAGAAGCTCCTGACTTACAAGCTCATGGCCAGTGACATAGCCG ACCTGACCATTGGCCAGCTTGCCCTTACTGTCATggccctcacctcctcctgccGAGACCCTGGGAATAAAGTTTCGATTCTACACAGACAAATGGAAAACTGGGCTCCTTCAA gCCCCAATGCTCAGTCTTCAACCTTCTACGGGCCCAGTCTGGCGGTCCTGGCACTGTGCCAGAAGAACCCTGAGACAACCTTACCCATAGCAGTCCGCTTTGCCAAGATCCTGCTGGCCAATTCCTCCCCCTTCAACATGG ACACGGGAGCAATGGTGATCTTGGCTCTGACTTGTATGTACAACAAGATCCCAGTAGGTTCAGAGGAAGGTTACAGAAGTCTGTTTGGTCAGGTACTAGAGGACGTCGTGGAGAATATTAGCATGAGGATCAAAGACAATGGCATCATTGGAGACATCTACAGTACTGGCCTTGCCATGCAG gcTCTCTCCGTGACACCTAAGCACCCTCCCAAGAAGTGGAACTGCAAGAAGACCATGGACACAATACTTAAGGAGATTGAGCTGGGGAAATTCCACAATCCCATGTCCATTGCCCAAATCCTTCCTTCCCTGAAAGGCAAGACATACCTAGATGTGCCCCATGTGTCTTGTATCCCTG GTCATGAAGGGCAACCAACCCTCCCCAGCCAAACCAACCCTGCTCCCACCTCAGCATCCAACATCACCGTCATATACACCATCAATAACCAGCTGAGGGGGGTGGAGCTGCACTTCAATGAGACCATCAATGTCAGTGTGAAAGCTGGATCGGTGCTACTTGTTGTCCTAGAGGAAGCCCAGCGCAGAAGCTCCATGTTCAA ATCTTCATCCCATCACCCCTCAAGAGGCCTGCAAACTACCAACTAG
- the TCN1 gene encoding transcobalamin-1, with the protein MRQSHQLPLLGLLLFSLIPRQLCEICEVSKNNYTDLNPLINTMINSKYTKGIQAANVLLSLRLGGILNQCQEQQLIQQVKLTVYCKASTLTSGQLALAILALGACKTPDETSIPYPNLVKNLRNKFKAEIKNMGKHNGNPLTNYYQLSLDVLALCLFRGKFSITQVAKIFEPENKNFYFKGQFSVDTGAMAVLALTCVKNITNGKKKTDMENLNNINNHIKSLIEKILSQKKENGLLGNIYSTGEAMQALFVSSDYYNESKWDCQRTLDTVIMEIHKGAFRIPTAAAQILPALMGKTYLNVNKDSPCVYGPGDFNISTVEPITVTPPLSPSQIQVNYSVVIIKETHSTTVSVANGSVFLDVMEAAQKENATLFGFTVEERSWGPYITSVQGLTANNNNRTFWELLNNGQPLDQGVGSYIVHEGDNLEVRWSTY; encoded by the exons ATGAGACAATCCCACCAGCTGCCCCTACTGGGGCTCCTATTGTTTTCTCTTATTCCAAGACAACTATGTGAGATCTGTG AGGTAAGCAAAAACAACTATACTGATCTAAACCCTCTGATAAACACAATGATCAATTCAAAATATACCAAAGGAATCCAAGCTGCCAATGTCCTGTTGTCCCTCAGACTTGGTGGGATCCTGAACCAATGCCAAGAACAACAGCTGATCCAACAAGTCAAACTCACTGTGTATTGTAAAG ctTCAACTTTAACCTCGGGACAGCTTGCCTTGGCTATACTGGCTTTGGGAGCATGCAAAACGCCTGATGAAACATCTATACCTTATCCTAACCTGGTCAAAAAccttagaaataaattcaaagcagaaattaaaaatatgg GGAAACACAATGGCAATCCACTGACTAACTACTATCAGCTCAGCCTGGATGTTTTGGCCTTATGTCTGTTCAGGGGGAAATTTTCAATCACCCAAGTTGCTAAAATCTTCgaacctgaaaataaaaatttctattttaagggACAGTTCTCAGTAG ATACTGGTGCAATGGCTGTCCTGGCTCTGACCTGTGTGAAGAATAtaacaaatgggaagaaaaaaacagatatggAGAACTTAAATAATATCAATAATCATATAAAGTCACTGATAGAGAAGATTCtttctcagaaaaaagaaaatggtctcCTTGGAAACATATATAGTACAGGAGAAGCTATGCAG GCTCTCTTTGTCTCATCAGACTATTACAATGAAAGTAAATGGGATTGCCAACGAACTCTGGACACAGTGATCATGGAAATTCATAAAGGAGCGTTCCGTATTCCAACTGCTGCAGCTCAAATCTTACCCGCCCTGATGGGAAAGACCTACTTGAATGTTAACAAAGACTCTCCTTGTGTCTATGGCCCAG GTGACTTCAACATCTCCACTGTGGAGCCTATAACAGTGACAcctcctctctcaccctcacaaATCCAAGTGAATTATTCTGTGGTAATAATCAAGGAAACACATTCCACCACGGTCTCCGTAGCAAATGGCTCTGTCTTCCTAGATGTGATGGAAGCAGCtcagaaagaaaatgcaactCTATTTGG TTTCACAGTGGAGGAGAGATCATGGGGCCCCTACATCACCTCTGTTCAGGGCTTAACAGCCAACAATAACAACAGAACCTTCTGGGAGCTCCTGAATAACGGCCAACCGCTGGATCAAG GAGTTGGTAGTTACATTGTGCATGAGGGAGATAATTTGGAGGTTCGTTGGAGCACATACTAA